From the Conger conger chromosome 13, fConCon1.1, whole genome shotgun sequence genome, the window tttcaCGAATACAAATACTTTAAATTGTATAAACCTGTCTACAAACACTTAATATTAAATTGTATGATATGTGTGCTTATAtgagcagataatcataagtgaattgcattcaaaagttacatgaaaatggaaatcttgtaagctcattgggagagtgggggtgcattgttttgttatttaaatatattagaCATGATCCTGAACACCAAGACAtactatcttaacagatgctccaggacttgaagaagaaaaataaagaccacccactatattaaatgcatgtaattctacatcagtttcacccttcttccctccattggaataaCATGCTACTGCATATGATGAAACTTGTGTAGGAAttgatcccatgcattttttttttatatggcaagtggtttttattatttttattttctttatttcttcaggTCCTGGAGTATCTGTGAAGATAGACATGATCATGAActccagtacgtaccaagatatttaaataacaaaataatgcaccccccccccctaatttcatttaaaaatcatgCTTTTGAaggcaattcacttatgattatctgttTACATAAGTACACACCTCATACAATGAAATCGTAAGTGTTTAtggacaagtttatacagtttaaagcattttaatcatgaaaaaacttttttaagcaggtggttttaacaTTGTGGGTGATTGGTGTACATCAATGGTGTCTGATAGATGTGCTGCCTTTTATTATGTGAGGGATGCAGTCATTTTTAGTAATTTAATATTATATGTTTATTCTTATTTGAGCTTGAATATAacatgtatgtaaatgtgtgtgtgtttacatacaAAGTACTATTCCCATCATCCCCACAATGTCATGGAAAATGCCTTTATCAAATTACCTTCATCTATGTAAGGTTATACTCAGCATATACACATCCCTTAAAATGTCTGGAATTCTGCTGAATCTCAGATTTATTGGTGTTTGTAGATTTCTTGTAGAATTGTTTTGGCTGTTCAAAACTAAATCAGGCAGAAGTGGAAGATCCCAGAATAAAAAACACATGGTTTCCATTTACAATATTTCCGTTGAGAATTTGGTGATGGAGATAATCACGTAAACACAGCTACTTGAGTAATCACCACATTTATATCAATGCATATACTGCCATAAACTGATTACGCCAAATAATTGCTGTGGTATTGCTGTGCATGTACATGAACATAGCAATTGGTATATTCTGTATAAATGATAAACTCTTTCACATCTAAGTGGCTTGCAATCACCACGTGTTAGTTTCATTCTTTTCATTAAGTCCtcaattttaaaatatgattacAATCCCTCACATTATTCTCCACAGCACCAACTCTACATCCAGGTGACCATGGAAAATatatcagcagtgacatccttCATATTCACGGCATACACTGAACTGGAAGATCACAGATATTTATTCTTCATATGTTTCCTTCTTTTATATGTTCTGATATTATTGGGCAACTGTGTTCTAATTTTGATCATTTTCTTTGAGAGGGGCCTGCATGAAcccatgtatttgtttatatgtAACTTAGCAGTGAATGGACTTTATGGGAGCACAGCATTATTACCCTCTATGCTTGTCCTTTTGTTATCTCGTAACTATCAAATATCTCTGACCCATTGTCTCTTACAGACATATTGTTTATACTCATATGGTACAGTTGAATTTACTATTTTAGCAGTGATGGCTTATGACCGATATGTTGCTATTTGTCATCCATTACACTATCACGTTCACATGTCTCCAAGAAAAGTTTTTGCAGCTATAGCATTGTCCTGggttatttcctgtttttactTTGGAATTCATTTCATATTCACTGCACAACGTTCATATTGTGGCAGGATCATGGACAAATTGTATTGCAGTGGGGATCCTTTAATGAAGCTCGCTTGTTCTGATACCTCAGTTCAGCAGACTGTTGGACTGGTGTCACTTTTTGTTTCACCTGGTTCTCAGGTCATCATGATACTATTTTCTTATGCACAAATACTCAGAATTTGCATTTTTGCTTCTAAGGAATCCCAAATCAAAGCTCTTCAAACATGCACCCCACACTTAGTGACTGTGATTATCTATACTGAGGGAGTCTTATTTAAGATGACCCACAATTTTTCACAGTTGAATATGAGTAATGTACCTTATAAAGCTCAGTTATTCATGTCCGCTTACTTTCTGGTAATTCCCCCGTTGTTTAATCCTTTAATTTATGGATTCAGCATTCACGCTATAAGAGTTAAgatttttaaactgtttttagtCAAGAAAAGGGAATTGATTATGAAGtaatttcaaaatattaaaaataaaattttgaaAAGGTTTTGTTGGAATATTCTTGGTTTTcttgttttaaataaatgattctTAACTCAATAATTACTGAAATCAAGCCTTGTTGCAAGACACATCACACCTAGTCAGAATAGTCTTGTGGTTTTGAAATCTTTTAGTACAACAGTCGGTTCACCCTTATCCCAAATTATCCTGGACGAGCCCCCATTTGTTCTGGTTTTCCAATCGAGAACAAAGATTCCCAGACTTTGTGTATAATTTTGTTAAGATTATCAATAACAAGGCTGAGGCAGAATCTTCTGGAATATCAGACTTTATTCGATAACAGCGATAataaagccgtggtgtctctgTAGAGTGACCTACAATCCGTTCAGTTACAAACAGGCTTTTATACAGTTTCCAGGCTTATTTCCTCCCAACAGGTGTCTCTTTTCACCGTGCCACAATGACTTCACAATCCCTGATAAGGAAAGGTCAATTCTTATTGGTTGGCGCCAATTGGGTCAGTATTGTGAAATCATTGTGGTTCTTAAAATACGTGTTCCCTCCACTTTTTTGAGGGATTGCTGTGTAACATAACCACCACAATTTTGGCCTCCTTCTCATGTCAAACTTCCAGGTTCTTGCTCTGTGACAACAGTGCCCAAAGTATCAACATTGGGTTGTTATGATTGGTATAtcacattattggaatttgacagacgctcttatccagagcgacgtacagttgattagactaagcaggagcttAGTCTGGAGcaacctggagcaatgcagggttaagggccttgctcaagggcccaacagctgtgcggagcatattgtgactacaccgggattagaaccaccgaccttgcgtgtcccagtcatttaccttaaccactacgctacagccacCCCACACCATTATATATCCCACCATTGATGATGATCTAGATCCCACATAGACCCACATAGACCTCAAAGTGTTGCAAAGCGAGTGATTTGGTCAGGGTTTCTTTCTCAATTGCTGAATACCCTAAATGATGGTGTTAGATTTTAGTGGAGAAGTAGGTCACTGTGTGACACCTGTTAcgttctcaggcgtccaggggtaggagggagtacgcaacaaaattataatgaaataaaaatgaccgggaggatgTATTTGAGCGCTATTGGAGTAAAAATGATCGAACAAACCAGGTTTGAGGTGCAATAggtgtatttacaaaaatttacagtggcggtgctatttacagttttcaaacaaaaactcacaagacaaagacacatcgggtacgaggccaagggacctgggtgttgccaaatcaattaaatgaacaaaaccaaagagagctaaaaacaaaatacatactaactgttctctgaacaaaataatatatctctactctataatcaaaagtacataggtggcaatcacccctttcctaaggtgtctaaacaatggttcaccctacgtgcagcaacagtgtatagaggcctctgtcttacctgccccagggcctacacacggacaaccacattcacaggagtaggagaacggaggaacacgcatgcacacaacaggGTTATGAAGTGAATGAATAGGCAAGTCAAGCATCGCCCcctatagggcagccaacacagtttatataagcagagggatgtgattggtggaggcgggaccagggcaatgatgatggacagcagggacagcgaatggaaatggttgatggcttcatctgtagagtttaagggggggaaacagacagacatacatacgtggaACGTAACACGCCCACCAACAAGAACAAATTTACCCCGTAAATTTGTTCATACCAAGAACGAAGAATACAATACTCTTTAAAGTATgatagttttcttttctttttttgttaacatAGGCCTACCCTATGTACGAgacaaagcatctgctaaaacattgtccttaccttttttatgttttatttctaggTTGTAACTCTGAATTATGAGTGACCAACGCATTAACCTCTGGTTTTGATTGTACATTCTAGATAAAAAAACTAATGGATTATGGTCTGTGTATATAACAACTGGGACAGAGCTGGATCCAACATACACTTCGAAATGTTGCAATGCCAAAAGTAAGGCCAGTGCTTCCTTCTCTATTGTAGAGTAGTTTAGCTGGGGCTTAGTGAACTTCCGCGAAAAGAAACAGATGGGGTGATCAATTCCGCCAGCATCTTCCTGCAGTAGCACAGCTCCAGCTCCCAAGGCGCTCGCGTCTACCTCTAACTTAAACGGCAGCGCGAACTCCGGGGCGGCGAGCACGGGAGCACTGCACAACAAGGCTTTGACGCTTTCAAATGCATGTTGACAATCTTGTGTCCAAATAAACTGTCTTGCCGAACTGAGCAAACTTGTCAGGGGAGCTAAGACTGAAGAAAAATTACGGCAAAAGCTACGGTAGTAGCCAGCCATTCCAATAAACCTACGCAACTCGCGTTTGGTCGTAGGTGCGGGAAAATTGGTAATGGCCATAATCTTTGCATTAACAGGCCGTACTTTACCCTGACCAACCTGCTTCCCTAAGTAGGTGACAGTTGCTTTCCCAAACTCGCATTTGGCAAGGTTGACAGTTAGCGAAGCAGATGTTAATCGGTCAAACACCATTTGGAGGAGTTGTACATGTTCTGTCCAAGTACTGGAATATACCACCAAATCATCCAGATACGCATTGCAGTTCGGAACACCGGATAAAACACTATTTACCAACCTTTGAAAGGTGGCCGGAGCATTTCTCATCCCAAAAGCCAAGACGTTGTACTGCAAAAAATCGTCAGGGGTCACAAATGCAGAGATTTCCGAAGCACGGGACGTCAAGGGGACCTGCCAATAACCTTTCAACAGGTCGAGTTTACTTACATATCGAGCGGAGTCAATGTTGTCAATGCAGTCCTCCATCCTTGGGAGAGGGTAAGAGTCGGGTACAGTAACTGCATTGACCTTCCGAAAGTCCGTACAAAACCGGAGTGTTCCATCTGGCTTGGGCACCAACAAACACGGCGAACTCCAAGGACTTGAACTAGGGCGGGCCAACTGATTGTCCAAGAGATACTGTACCTCTTTTTTCATGGCCGCCCGTTTGGCAGCATTCACTCGATATGGGTGCTGCCGGATTGGGGCAGAGTTATTCACCTCTACGTCGTGCTGTATCACTGATGTTTGTGTAGGAGTGTCATTAAAGAGCATAGGATACTCTGTGATTAGTTTGACCATATCGGAACTATGTTCTTTTGGCAAATGGGTAAGGTGGGAAGACAGATCCGCTAGTACTTCTGAATTTAGTAGCTTAGCGCACTGCTGTGGTGCGTTACGGAGCAGCAGACCGTCCTCATCCCCAGCCAGATCAGAAGTGACCACCGGGAACACCGAAGCTATAACCGAGACCGGTAAAACATTATCCTCCTCCAGTTTTGGAGTTCTGGCATGGTACATCTTTAACATGTTTACGTGACACATTCGGGACTGACGTCTACGGTCAGGAGTGCGAATGATATAGTCAGTATCACTTAACTTCTCTTCCACAGTGTAAGGACCTGAGAAGCGAGCAGACAGCGCAGAACCTTGAATAGGCAGCAAAACCAGCACCTGATCTCCGACACTAAAGGAGCGCACAACCGACTTCCGGTCATAACGCTTTTTCATAGCGCTCTGAGAAGTGGTAAGTGCTTCTTTTGCCATAGAGCAAGCCCGATGTAAGCGCTCTCGAAACTCACTTACATAGTCCAACACATTAGTGGACCTAACAGACGAGTCAGACATGATTTGTTCTTTAAGAACTTGCAGGGGCCCTCGTACTGTGTGACCGAAAACCAATTCGGCTGGGCTAAAGCCGAGTGACTCCTGCACAGTTTCTCTTAGGGCAAACAACGCAAAAGGCACTCCTTCGTCCCAGCTATTTCCAGTTTCCAGACAGTATTTTCGTAAAACTGATTTAAACGTCTGATGCCAGCGTTCGAGCGCACCTTGCGATTCGGGATGGTATGCGGAAGAGACCTTATGCTTTATTGCAAGGGAACTTAAAATCTGTTTAAATATCTTTGACAGAAAGTTAGATCCCTGATCGGTCTGAAGCGTCTTAGGGAAGCCAAAGGTTGAAAAGAACTTGGTTAAAGCCTTCACCACTGCTTTAGCAGTAATGGCACGGAGAGGAATCGCCTCCGGAAATCGTGTAGCTGCACACATGAGGGTAAGTAGAAATTTATTTCCGCTTTTACTTTTCGGTAACGGACCCACACAATCCGCTATCACTTGAGTGAATGGTTCACCCATAACAGGGATAGGACatagaggagcaggaggaattACCTGGTTGGGTTTTCCCGTCACCTGACAACTATGGCAGGTTCTGCAATATTCCGTAACCGTGGTCTTTAATTTGGGCCAGAAAAAATGTTGCAAAACCCGGTTATACGTTTTGGTTATTCCTAGGTGACCAGACCAAGGGTTCTCGTGTGCCAACGATAACACCTGCTGGCGATACGGTGTGGGTACAACTATTTGAGTTACCACACCCCAATCCATGCCAGCGGCAACAGGTAATGACCATTTCCTCATCAACAGATCCTTTTCCACGAAATAAGCTACTGGCCTATCTTTCACAGCTTCAAGGGTGACAGCAGATTTAAAACACTGCTTGAGTGATGTATCCGTTTTCTGAGCGTCAATAAGCTGCTCGCGTGTGACTGGCAGCTTCATCGAAAGTATCTCCCTTGACAAGTGTTTCTCCTTTACCTTTTTGGGCGATCTCTCGGGTACCGGAACATCGCTAGCGAACGGAGTGGCTAAGATAGAGTCTGACAAATTCACCTGCTCGCCCCATTTTCGTGCTTGTGCTCGGGTAAGCACACATGCAGGGTAAATGTCAGGGGGAGTTTTCGAAACCTCTGGCGTAGCGTGTGTCTCAGGGTTTTTCACAACCTCTAGTACAGGGTACACTTTTCCACCGGCAATATCGTTCCCCATAATGAGGTCTATCCCTGGAACTTGTAAAGAAGAACGCACGGCTACTTTAAAACAGCCAGACATTAAATCCGTGTTAACTTGCACCTTATGCAACGGAACACTAATAAAACCCATCTCGATTCCTTGAACTATGATGTCCGCCCCACAGGAGGACGTATCTGACAAGGGCAAGACCCCCGCCAGTAAGAAGGACTGGGATGCCCCAGTGTCCCTTAAAATTCGAACTGCCTTTTGGACATTCGGTTCCCCAACCAGAGACACAAATCCTTCAAATACGAATGGCGCGTAGCCAACGCTACCTTCTTCACTGGTACTGGGAAGTTTATGAGATACTGCTCTAACCAACCCGGTAGGTTTTGGGGtactggtatttttattttttaataaatagcaATCTGCTATTACATAACCTTCTTGTGGCAGTAAAAACACTCCCGCTCTTCCTTAGAGCGTGTAGGGGGAGATTTAGGGGGTTTAACTGATGACGCAACCTCAGCTTCAGCAGTTTTCCCACTAGACGTTGCAAACACACCTTTATGTGTGAGGGTAAACTCATCGGCAAAGATTGCCGCCTCATTTAAGGACGTAACCTTTTGCTCATTCAAATATACTACACACCTCTCTGGCGTGCAC encodes:
- the LOC133107402 gene encoding olfactory receptor 11H4-like, translating into MLVLLLSRNYQISLTHCLLQTYCLYSYGTVEFTILAVMAYDRYVAICHPLHYHVHMIMDKLYCSGDPLMKLACSDTSVQQTVGLVSLFVSPGSQVIMILFSYVVTLNYE